TCATTTCTTTTTTACTGTTTTGTTTCCCGTCTATTTTATTTAAGGTGCTCATGATCCTACAGTTTTTTTAAGCACAGAAACAGAAAAGCTGTTGGAGTAGGCCTATCTGTGTTTGGAGGTCTAGGGGGGACCAGCGCTGCCGCCCTAAGTTGCTGTGTTCCCCTCAGGTGTGCGTTATAAAGATGTCATGGTGGGCGTGCCCAAGGAGATCTTCAAGACTGAGAAGAGAGTGGCCCTTTCCCCTGCCGGAGTGGAGGCCCTGGTCAAGCAGGGCTTTAATGTCCAGGTGGAGAGCGGCGCCGGAGACGAATCCAAGTTCTCCAATGATCAGTACCAACAGGCAGGGGCCAAAATTACCGACACCAAGGGCGCCTTCAACTCAGACCTGGTTCTGAAGGTAAGCAGAATTATATCTGAATGTTAGTACCAggatttttaattattattattattatttggtataataattattatcattattttttgtcatatttaatTTAATGAGTCATTTGTACTCAGTTTAAActctgtacataaatgtttCATAACTCTCATGACATGGAGCACCACCCTAAAATGATGAAGGTCTTTTGAAGGGCACATGTGTGAAAAAAACCTCTCAGTCATAACCTGAAAAAGTAATGCAGTTGGGAGCACGAATGTCTTATCAGATCTTTCTGGGAACACAGGTGCGAGCGCCGACCTTCAGCGAGGCTTTGGGCAAGCATGAGGCCGAGCTGCTGAAGCCCAAGTCCACCCTGGTGAGCTTCATCTACCCCGCCCAGAACCCTGAGCTTATGGACAAGCTGGCCAAGCAGCAGTGCACCGTCCTGGCCATGGACCAGGTCCCCCGAGTGACTATCGCCCAGGGTTACGACGCCCTGAGCTCCATGGCCAACATCGCAGGGTGAGCTTACGTGAGCGCATGGTCCATGTCAATGCACGATACAGTGGGGATGATGTGTAATGATCTGTTCTGCAGCCTTGTGGAGGTTTCTCTGCTCTGCCTCTTTTATGGCTAAATGATTAATGTTCTGTCAGGACAAGCACGAAAGAGGAATTGTAAAAAGTGCATATTTACAACTGGGACCAACTTTATATATTGGAGCAAAGAGCAGAAAACATGTTTTCCATTTAAATTCCCTCTTATCTTCCACAGTGATGACAATGGCTATACATTTAAGATGAGGTTAAAGCATATTATTCATGCTAAGTTATCAGGAAACACTTTCCACATGGTTTAATTAGGAAATTATCCAGGGGCCAAGAAGGTGCATTGACTTTTTTCCCCCATGGTACTCAGGTACAAGGCCGTGGTCCTCGCTGCCAACCACTTTGGAAGATTCTTCACCGGCCAGATTACCGCAGCTGGGAAAGTACCTCCAGCTAAGGTAGCCACTGACAACTAGCTCAACCtgtcataaaaaaaatactcattACACAGGCTAAGAAGTTCCCTACACATTGTGATTTAGCTGTGGAGAACTGACAAAAATTGCTGTAGTATTTACATAATCgctcctgcctcaaaacccggattgctgctaaaaaggtgcggtctagaatcattgtggagacatggagaggcttggtagatattataagaaccagtttgagagctgtgaatacaaataaagatgtttccattgattattttaaAAGGTTATGAATAATtgtggacatgccatttttcatatttaaaaaaaaaaaaagatgaaaacgcttcttttttgattccatgtttctcccacattgtcttacaaccttttggcgtGTGGCAgtgtcagaacaaacatattggtcaagagaaaatcaacaataaatcaatatttgccaggggtatgaataattatgTTCCTGtatgtaatatttatttatatgttatatatttatatgtgagTATTTGAATAATGTGTTATCAGGATTTCAGCAGTAAAACCAGCCTTACGAAAGAAAGATAACTGTAGAAATTATTATATGTTTGACCCCCACAGGTGCTTGTTATTGGTGGTGGTGTAGCAGGATTGGCTGCAGCAGGAGCAGCCAAATCAATGGGGGCCATTGTGAGAGGGTTTGACACAAGGTACAAAACACGATAAACCACCATGTAACTGCAATGCACCAGCAGTAAACCTTTAGGACTTTTAATTGTATGAACGGTCACATCATAGTGTGAGCAGGAAAAGTGACAGTGTTTTCTGTAACCAGACCAGCAGCACTGGAGCAGTTCAGGTCCTTTGGGGCAGAAGCTTTGGAAGTGAATATCAAAGAGTCAGGAGAAGGAGTTGGGGGTTATGCCAAGGAGATGTCTAAAGAGTTCATAGAGGCCGAGATGGAGCTGTTTGCCAAGCAGTGCAAGGAGGTGGACATCGTTATCACTACTGCTCTTATTCCAGgtaaaaaaacacattcaacCACACTTTTAAATCACAGTTTGACAATTCTGTTGCATATATCACTGACTCTGTCCTCATTGCTTAATCTatttaatcagttcagtgtttAATTGATCTCCATGGTCCCTGCAGGAAAGAGGGCTCCCATCCTGATTAAGACGCCGATGGTGGAGTCCATGAAGGATGGCTCTGTGGTGGTGGATTTGGCCGCTGAAGCCGGAGGCAACATTGAGACGATTAAACCCGGAGAACTCTATGTGCACAAAGTGAGTGACACTGTTCCAACCAGTAAACCTCCATGTTAGTATGGTGAACACACATAGCACAGTGATATTAAAACAAATGGGTACAGTGCCAAGGTTGTGCATCTCATTAAAAGGAGATGAAAAGAAGATGTGAGAACATTTATAGATGACATGCAAAAAAGCAATAGCCAATTTTTAGGGAAatgtttatttctattttttctaTACATTAGGGGGTGACAAACATTGGATTCACAGATCTCCCTAGCAGAATGTCCACACAAGCCAGCTCACTGTACTCCAACAACATTCTGAAGCTACTGAAAGCTATTAGCCCTGATAAGGAGTACTTCCACTTTGAACCTGTGGACGACTTTGATTACGGAACACTTGACCATGTCATCCGTGGCACCACGGTGATGAAGGTAAGTATCAATGCTACTACTCCTGCAGCTTTCGAACATACCAGAATAGGACccatttcataattaagaaTTCAATGTCAACTCCAACAGCTAAGAGATTACATTTGATCTGTGTATGGCATGCACGTCAGTGAGACAAAAACATTGAACATTGAGACACCAAAGCCAAAACTTTTGAATTTTAAAAGCCCACACAGCCAACTTGGCTCATACGCACAAGGCTGTCAGCAAGATTGACGTCTCACGTGAGAAAAAGGATTGGGGCTTTGGATTTTCTGTGTTTGCCTTCTTTTCcaagaatccccccccccccccccgacacttTGTTTATTGCATACTTGAAAGACAGAGGGGGAACAGACAGCCTCCAGGGGAAATATCATCTTACCGTCTATTGAAACAGCAATTCACACAATTTTCATTGGAATTTATGGTGCTGCTCAGAGCTGTTTCTTAACACGCTCCAAAGAAGTCTCCTATTTTGTTGACTTGGCTGTTGTCTCTATGGCCCTGTGAACTATGAGTCATTGTGGTTTTGGTCTTCTACTTGTGCCATTATGTAAACATTATAAACTCTAGTCATGTTCAAGGGAACAAATGCATGGTGATGAAACACTTGGATCAGTTTCatcatttatttatctatctgctttatgcgtgtgtgtaaaaCTATGTTCACTCTGCACTGACGCGTATGTCTCCTGTAACCCCAGCAAGGCAAGAACATTTTCCCATCGCCATTACCAAAGACtgtccctccacctcccccggCTAAGATAAAGTCTGTAGCCGAGCTGGAAAAGGAGAAAAAGGCAACAGTCTCCCCTTTTAACCGCACCTTGACCTCCGCAGGCATCTACACAGCAGGTGAAGAGACACAGTACATTCCCATGATTCACTCTAGATtgtgggagaagagagaaggcgCATAGCTTATGGCTAGTTGTGAATAGTTGTTGTGGGTGAATGTAATCCTATTATATACTTCAGCATGTAGTGTTTCTAGACGTGGAGGTGCATGAAAAAGGCACTTGTTCGGCGCACACCCCACTGGGcaaagttgtgtgtgtatttcatgtgtatttttttaatttgtcttGTTGCAGGGGTGTCCACTGTCCTTGGTCTGGGTCTTGTCGCACCCAACGCTGCTTTCACCCAGATGGTCACCACTTTTGGACTGGCAGGAATTGTTGGCTATCACACGGTGTGGGGCGTCACCCCAGCCTTACACTCACCTCTCATGTCTGTCACCAATGCCATCTCAGGTGAAATACCCCTATAATCTAATGACCTGGCAACAGCATCTTCAACAATACACTTGATAATGTATACACTCTAGGTTTGGTTTATGCATTAGAGATCTCtgctgttttgattttggctgTCTATGAACTGCACTCAGACTGTTCTTCCAATCCCTAGGCCTGACTGCTGTGGGTGGCTTAGTGTTGATGGGTGGAGGTCTCACACCATCATCTCTCCCTGAAAGTCTGGCACTGGCAGCTGCGTTTGTGTCATCTATCAACATTGCAGGTTTGACCCTAATCCCATCAAAAATACAACTCAATATCTACTCAGACCTTACTCAGGCTTGTATTTAAGTGTAATTAAGTGTATTTAACCATTGAAAATATATACCATAACAGATGTAGACTTCTGACAGTACGTAGACCAGAACTGTTATAATCCCTCAAGTGTTTGATTCCCAGCAGCCTTCTATCATGTTAAAAAGATTGGAAGAATTCTAAGCTATGATAGTGTTATGGGATGCATACTGCGCATAGACAGTGCAAAGTATATTTAACTTCAAATGATCTGCTGTTCCTCTCAGGCGGTTTCCTCATCACAAAGAGAATGTTGGACATGTTTAAGCGGCCCACAGACCCCCCGGAGTATAACTACCTGTATGGAATCCCTGGAGCTCTCTTTGTGGGGGGATATGGAGCATCTGTAGCCAGTGGCTACCACATAGAACAGGTGTTGATGCAATGTAGCCCTATTACTCTATTGATATCTTTTATGAAGCAAAGCATGTTGGTAGACATGCATACATCATGCATCATACTGTAGATCTCAACAGTCTCTAACATGTCTGTAGatgtttgtgttctgtgtgaATCCCACTGCTCACTCCCAGCCTGTGTGTTGACAGATGATGTACCTTGGCTCGGGCCTGTGCTGTGTCGGAGCCCTGGCCGGCCTGTCTGCCCAGGGCACCAGTCGCTTGGGCAACACCCTGGGCATGATGGGGGTGGCTGGGGGCATCGCTGCCACCCTGGGTGCACTCAAGCCCTCCCCTGAGCTGCTGTCACAGATGTCTCTGGCCATGGCAAGCGGAGGCACCATAGGTATGTCGGAGCGCATACCGCAGCATCGGCACATACCACAGCGCCTTGTGTGTCCTCATGTTGATGTCGGGCCAAGTTGACATGACGATATCACATTAAGGGTGCTAGAAAAAGTGTACCAGAAATATTACATGAGGGTTTCATTTGCCATGAGACAGAGCAACAGAACTGCTTTAATCTGGAGAAAATTATCTAGACTTGAATCTCACTACCAATTAGtttaacataaacacatacagaaaaTATGTATTGTATGCACAAAATTCTGTAGTTGTAACAAAAATCCTTTGAGGTCAACCACATCATCACACGTGCTTGTTCAGAGGAATTTCATGGCATTTACAGTGATGGTAAAACCTGTTTACATTATGACATAGAATGTTAATCATCTTGTCAGTATACTGTTTGTAGCTGTAATTTTCATATGATGAATGATGATATATTCAGACCTCTGGCACTTCTTTAGCAAACGTTCagggtgtgtttgtttatatataGTGTTGTTTGTCTTTTTATAAGTCATCTTCTAATTTGATTTGCAGCCATTTTAATTTCATACTAAGTGGCTGGCCTGGTTCCCTCTATGTGGGGTTTGATGTTAATTCCCAGATATATCTAGGCTTATGAGAAAcagactttttctttttttatcaaGTTTGTCAGACTGAATTGAATTATGCTCTAATCAGGCACTGCATGTCGCAGCTTTAGCGAAGATGGTGCTGAAATGTTGACCAAATTTATGGTGCAAAGATGACAGATGATCTCCATTCAGAGTGTCAGCCTAAAGTTTGTATCTCATATCAATTGATTTAATCCATAGCAATATGAAGGCTAATCCTCTTGTTACTTAGAGAATACTGCATATGCTTGTCTGAGTTATTACTTAATCTTTTGATTCTGTCTGCTGGCAGGATTGACCATCGCCAAGAAAATTGAGATCAGTGATCTACCTCAGTTGGTGGCAGCCTTCCATAGCCTTGTAGGGTTGGCAGCAGTGCTCACCTGCGTTGCTGAGTACATGATTGAGTATCCCCACCTCGACGCCCATCCTGCTGCCAATATGGTG
The Alosa sapidissima isolate fAloSap1 chromosome 14, fAloSap1.pri, whole genome shotgun sequence DNA segment above includes these coding regions:
- the LOC121681711 gene encoding NAD(P) transhydrogenase, mitochondrial-like is translated as MSCLLRCVSCTSVPLVYRAALKKSPGKRYFQTCAILWNQQAPKGVRYKDVMVGVPKEIFKTEKRVALSPAGVEALVKQGFNVQVESGAGDESKFSNDQYQQAGAKITDTKGAFNSDLVLKVRAPTFSEALGKHEAELLKPKSTLVSFIYPAQNPELMDKLAKQQCTVLAMDQVPRVTIAQGYDALSSMANIAGYKAVVLAANHFGRFFTGQITAAGKVPPAKVLVIGGGVAGLAAAGAAKSMGAIVRGFDTRPAALEQFRSFGAEALEVNIKESGEGVGGYAKEMSKEFIEAEMELFAKQCKEVDIVITTALIPGKRAPILIKTPMVESMKDGSVVVDLAAEAGGNIETIKPGELYVHKGVTNIGFTDLPSRMSTQASSLYSNNILKLLKAISPDKEYFHFEPVDDFDYGTLDHVIRGTTVMKQGKNIFPSPLPKTVPPPPPAKIKSVAELEKEKKATVSPFNRTLTSAGIYTAGVSTVLGLGLVAPNAAFTQMVTTFGLAGIVGYHTVWGVTPALHSPLMSVTNAISGLTAVGGLVLMGGGLTPSSLPESLALAAAFVSSINIAGGFLITKRMLDMFKRPTDPPEYNYLYGIPGALFVGGYGASVASGYHIEQMMYLGSGLCCVGALAGLSAQGTSRLGNTLGMMGVAGGIAATLGALKPSPELLSQMSLAMASGGTIGLTIAKKIEISDLPQLVAAFHSLVGLAAVLTCVAEYMIEYPHLDAHPAANMVKTVAYLGTYIGGVTFSGSLVAYGKLQGVLDSAPLMLPGRHMMNAGLMAASVGGMVPFMLTDSYGTGMGCLLGVSGLSTVMGVTLTAAIGGADMPVVITVLNSYSGWALCAEGFLLDNNLMTIVGALIGSSGAILSYIMCVAMNRSLPNVILGGYGTSSTAGGKPMEIVGTHTEVNLDQSIEMIREANSIIITPGWGLCAAKAQYPIADMVKMLCEQGKSVRFGIHPVAGRMPGQLNVLLAEAGVPYDIVLEMDEINEDFPETDLTLVIGANDTVNSAAQEDPNSIIAGMPVLEVWKSKQVIVMKRTLGVGYAAVDNPIFYKPNTSMLLGDAKKTCDSLQGKIREAFY